Proteins encoded in a region of the Rhizobium sp. CC-YZS058 genome:
- a CDS encoding bifunctional 5-dehydro-2-deoxygluconokinase/5-dehydro-2-deoxyphosphogluconate aldolase: MSQGSNAESKLSLDIITIGRASVDLYGQQIGTRLEDVASFAKSVGGCPTNIAVGTARLGLRSALLTRVGKEQMGRFIIEQLAREGVETKGIVTDPERLTALAILAVENDHSFPLLFYRDNCADNALDEADVDEAFIRSARAVLVSGTHFSRPNTDAAQRTAIRIAKAAGAKVVFDIDYRPNLWGLAGHDAGDNRYIASDRVSAHLRTVLADCDLIVGTEEEVLIASGESDLLAALKTIRAHSAATIVLKRGPMGCIVYDGPISDDLEDGIVGKGFPIEVYNVLGAGDAFMSGFLRGWLRDEPHATSATWANACGAFAVSRLLCAPEIPTWTELQFFLQHGSPERALRKDAAINHVHWATTRRRAIPSLMALAIDHRSQLEDMAAGDAEKLARIPAFKVLAVEAAARIAKGRPGFGMLIDDKYGRDALFAAGKHDFWIGKPIELPGSRPLQFEFSQDLGSRLIDWPVDHCIKVLSFYHPDDPAEMKATQIAKLRSAFEAARKVGRDILIEIIASKAGPVDDQTIARALTELYDEGLKPDWWKLEPQASRAAWDAIDSVIETRDPFCRGVVLLGLEAPYDALKEGFATARTSRTVRGFAVGRTIFAEAGRAWLDGRIGDEEAVADMANRFGALVDLWSGLATEQAA; this comes from the coding sequence GTGAGCCAGGGGAGCAATGCGGAGTCGAAGCTGTCGCTCGACATCATCACCATCGGCCGGGCCTCGGTCGATCTCTATGGTCAGCAGATCGGCACGCGGCTCGAGGATGTGGCGAGCTTCGCCAAATCGGTCGGCGGCTGCCCCACCAATATTGCCGTCGGCACCGCCCGGCTCGGCCTGCGCTCGGCACTCCTGACCCGCGTCGGCAAGGAGCAGATGGGCCGCTTCATCATCGAGCAGCTGGCCCGCGAAGGGGTGGAGACCAAAGGGATCGTCACCGATCCTGAACGCCTGACGGCGCTTGCCATCCTGGCCGTCGAGAACGATCATTCCTTCCCGCTGCTCTTCTACCGCGACAATTGTGCGGACAACGCGCTTGATGAGGCCGATGTCGACGAGGCCTTCATCCGCTCCGCCCGCGCCGTTCTCGTTTCCGGCACCCATTTTTCGCGGCCGAACACCGATGCTGCCCAGCGCACGGCGATCCGCATCGCCAAGGCAGCGGGCGCCAAGGTCGTGTTCGATATCGACTACCGACCCAATCTCTGGGGTCTGGCGGGCCATGATGCCGGCGACAACCGCTATATCGCCTCCGACCGCGTCTCCGCGCATCTGCGCACCGTGCTTGCCGATTGCGACCTGATCGTCGGAACCGAGGAAGAGGTGCTGATCGCGTCCGGCGAGAGCGACCTGCTGGCCGCGCTGAAGACCATCCGCGCCCATTCCGCCGCCACCATCGTTCTCAAGCGCGGGCCGATGGGCTGCATCGTCTATGACGGGCCGATCTCCGACGATCTGGAGGACGGGATCGTCGGCAAGGGATTCCCGATCGAAGTCTACAACGTGCTTGGCGCCGGCGATGCCTTCATGTCCGGCTTCCTGCGCGGCTGGCTGCGGGACGAGCCGCATGCGACCTCCGCCACCTGGGCCAATGCCTGCGGCGCCTTTGCCGTGTCTCGCCTGCTCTGCGCGCCGGAAATTCCGACCTGGACCGAACTGCAGTTCTTCCTCCAGCATGGCAGCCCGGAGCGGGCGCTGCGCAAGGATGCGGCGATCAACCATGTGCATTGGGCGACGACGCGGCGCCGCGCGATCCCGAGCCTGATGGCGCTCGCCATCGACCATCGCAGCCAGCTGGAAGACATGGCGGCGGGCGATGCGGAAAAGCTTGCCCGGATTCCGGCCTTCAAGGTTCTTGCCGTCGAAGCTGCCGCGCGGATCGCCAAGGGCCGCCCCGGCTTCGGCATGTTGATCGACGACAAATATGGCCGTGACGCGCTGTTTGCCGCCGGCAAGCATGACTTCTGGATCGGCAAGCCGATCGAGCTGCCCGGCTCCCGCCCGCTGCAGTTCGAATTCAGCCAGGACCTCGGTAGCCGGCTTATCGATTGGCCCGTGGACCATTGCATCAAGGTCTTGAGCTTCTACCATCCGGACGATCCGGCGGAGATGAAGGCGACCCAGATCGCCAAGCTGCGCTCCGCCTTCGAAGCCGCCCGCAAGGTCGGCCGGGATATTCTCATCGAGATCATCGCCAGCAAGGCCGGTCCGGTCGACGACCAGACCATTGCCCGCGCCTTGACCGAACTTTACGACGAAGGGCTGAAGCCCGACTGGTGGAAGCTGGAGCCGCAGGCGAGCCGTGCGGCCTGGGATGCGATCGACAGCGTCATCGAAACGCGCGATCCCTTCTGCCGCGGGGTGGTTCTTCTCGGCCTGGAAGCGCCTTACGATGCGCTGAAGGAAGGATTTGCGACAGCCCGCACCTCCCGCACCGTGCGGGGCTTTGCGGTCGGCCGCACGATCTTCGCCGAAGCCGGGCGCGCCTGGCTGGACGGGCGGATCGGCGACGAGGAGGCCGTCGCCGATATGGCCAATCGCTTCGGCGCGCTGGTCGATCTCTGGTCGGGACTTGCAACGGAACAGGCAGCCTGA
- a CDS encoding class II glutamine amidotransferase, translating into MCRWAAYRGEAIYLEELVSSPAHSLIEQSHCATRAKTATNGDGFGIAWYGDREEPGRYRDILPAWSDCNLKSLARQIRSPLFLAHVRAATGGGTRRDNCHPFVHGRWSFMHNGQIGNFEALRRPMEAMLDDALYAARTGTTDSELLFLMALQFGLDRDPLAAIAETLGFVTRLAERLGEPLLLRFTAAFSDGRDLYAVRYASDAYAPTLYAAPMGPQGGYCLVSEPLDDDDTVWVEIPSGTAVIVGENGVDVQLFDLEETVAAPSIGPMTLSRRA; encoded by the coding sequence ATGTGCCGTTGGGCGGCCTATCGCGGAGAGGCGATCTATCTGGAGGAACTGGTCTCCTCGCCCGCCCATTCGCTGATCGAGCAATCCCATTGCGCCACCCGCGCCAAGACCGCCACCAATGGCGACGGCTTCGGCATTGCCTGGTATGGCGATCGCGAGGAGCCGGGCCGCTACCGCGATATCCTGCCTGCCTGGTCCGATTGCAATCTGAAAAGCCTGGCGCGGCAGATCCGCTCGCCGCTGTTTCTCGCCCATGTCCGCGCTGCCACCGGCGGCGGCACGCGGCGCGACAATTGCCACCCCTTCGTCCACGGGCGCTGGTCCTTCATGCACAACGGCCAGATCGGCAACTTCGAAGCGCTGCGCCGGCCGATGGAAGCCATGCTGGACGATGCGCTCTATGCCGCCCGCACCGGCACGACGGACAGCGAACTGCTGTTCCTGATGGCCTTGCAGTTCGGGCTCGACCGCGATCCCCTGGCTGCCATCGCCGAAACGCTCGGCTTCGTCACCCGCCTGGCGGAGCGTCTGGGCGAACCGCTGCTGCTGCGCTTCACCGCCGCCTTTTCCGACGGGCGCGATCTCTATGCGGTGCGCTATGCTTCGGATGCCTATGCCCCGACGCTCTATGCCGCGCCGATGGGTCCGCAGGGCGGCTACTGCCTCGTTTCCGAGCCGCTCGACGACGATGATACGGTCTGGGTGGAAATCCCGAGTGGAACGGCAGTCATCGTCGGCGAGAATGGCGTGGATGTTCAGCTGTTCGATCTGGAAGAGACCGTTGCTGCCCCTTCGATCGGCCCGATGACCCTGTCCCGCCGCGCCTGA
- a CDS encoding MurR/RpiR family transcriptional regulator, giving the protein MPAPETDTPLPQDFDTLKAAILERKAQLPKRLRQVAAYALDNPDEIAFGTAASIAASAEVQPSTLVRFAQHFGFVGFSSLQQIFRARLRERTPGYDERLRALGENGHSQLESGAILNGFVAAGHRSLDNLAGAVDPAAFEEAVTILARAETIYLVAKRRSYPISSYMAYAFGKLKIRHQTVGTAAGIDEDVLAMAGRKDAAFAVSFSPYAPESIHQARLLAARHVPVVSLTDSAFSPLAESSRVWFEIAEADHAGFRSLSASMAFAMALTVAVAEKRRQLGTRPETE; this is encoded by the coding sequence ATGCCCGCCCCGGAGACCGATACGCCGCTTCCCCAGGATTTCGACACGCTGAAGGCGGCGATCCTGGAGCGGAAGGCGCAGCTGCCGAAAAGGCTGCGGCAGGTGGCCGCCTATGCGCTCGACAATCCCGATGAGATCGCCTTCGGCACGGCAGCCAGCATCGCGGCCTCCGCCGAGGTGCAGCCCTCGACACTGGTGCGCTTCGCCCAGCATTTCGGCTTCGTCGGCTTCTCCAGCCTGCAGCAGATTTTTCGGGCCCGGCTGCGGGAGCGGACGCCGGGCTATGACGAGCGTCTTCGGGCTTTGGGCGAGAACGGCCATAGCCAGCTGGAAAGCGGGGCGATCCTCAATGGCTTCGTGGCGGCCGGGCACCGCTCGCTCGACAATTTGGCCGGCGCCGTCGATCCGGCGGCCTTCGAGGAGGCGGTGACCATTCTCGCCCGGGCGGAGACCATCTATCTCGTTGCCAAGCGCCGCTCCTATCCCATCTCCAGCTACATGGCCTATGCCTTCGGCAAGCTGAAGATCCGCCATCAGACGGTGGGCACGGCCGCAGGGATCGACGAGGACGTGCTGGCCATGGCAGGACGGAAGGATGCCGCCTTCGCCGTGAGCTTTTCGCCTTACGCACCCGAAAGCATTCACCAGGCGCGGCTGCTCGCTGCGCGCCACGTGCCGGTGGTGTCGCTGACCGATTCCGCCTTTTCGCCGTTGGCAGAGTCCTCCCGCGTCTGGTTCGAGATCGCCGAAGCCGATCATGCGGGCTTCCGCTCGCTTTCGGCCAGCATGGCCTTCGCCATGGCGCTGACCGTTGCCGTCGCCGAGAAGCGGAGACAACTGGGAACCCGTCCAGAAACGGAATGA
- the coaBC gene encoding bifunctional phosphopantothenoylcysteine decarboxylase/phosphopantothenate--cysteine ligase CoaBC translates to MPHASPLAGKRILLILAGGIAVYKSLDLIRRLRERGAQVRPIMTEGAQAFVTPLAVGALAADKVFTELFSREDEQDVGHIRLARGCDLVLIAPATANLLAKMAQGLADDLASTVLLATDRPVLAAPAMNPHMWAHPATRRNVARMVEDGIRFVGPGRGEMAERGEAGEGRMVEVLEIVAAAEALVTGTAPSAPQPLKGRKAVVTSGPTHEPIDPVRYIANRSSGKQGHAIAAALARLGAEVTLVSGPVTIPDPAGVRVVHVEQARDMLAAVEAALPADLAVFVAAVADWRVADAAHGKIKKTPGEAPPPLQLTENPDILRTIGHHGQRPRLVVGFAAETDDLLANARLKLARKGADMIVANDVSPETGVMGGARNSVTLVTDAGAEAWPEMDKDEVAHRLAERLAKLLAE, encoded by the coding sequence GTGCCTCATGCTTCTCCCCTTGCCGGCAAGCGGATTCTGCTGATCCTCGCCGGCGGCATCGCCGTCTACAAGAGCCTCGATCTCATTCGCCGGCTGCGCGAACGCGGCGCGCAGGTTCGCCCGATCATGACGGAAGGGGCGCAGGCTTTCGTCACTCCGCTCGCCGTCGGCGCCCTGGCGGCGGACAAGGTGTTCACCGAGCTCTTCTCGCGCGAGGATGAGCAGGATGTCGGGCATATCCGCCTGGCGCGCGGCTGCGATCTCGTGCTGATCGCGCCGGCAACCGCCAATCTGCTCGCCAAGATGGCGCAGGGGCTGGCCGACGATCTTGCCTCCACCGTGCTGCTGGCCACGGATCGCCCGGTCCTGGCCGCGCCGGCCATGAACCCGCATATGTGGGCGCATCCGGCAACCCGGCGCAATGTGGCGCGGATGGTGGAAGACGGCATCCGCTTCGTGGGGCCCGGCCGCGGCGAAATGGCCGAACGCGGCGAGGCGGGCGAGGGGCGAATGGTCGAGGTGCTGGAGATCGTCGCCGCCGCCGAGGCGCTCGTGACGGGCACGGCTCCGTCCGCACCGCAGCCTCTCAAGGGGCGCAAGGCGGTCGTCACCTCGGGGCCGACGCACGAGCCGATCGACCCGGTGCGCTACATCGCCAATCGCTCCTCCGGAAAGCAGGGCCATGCCATTGCCGCCGCTTTGGCCCGCCTCGGGGCCGAGGTGACGCTCGTTTCCGGCCCGGTGACGATCCCGGACCCGGCAGGGGTCCGCGTCGTCCATGTCGAGCAGGCGCGCGACATGCTGGCGGCGGTGGAGGCGGCGCTGCCGGCCGATCTCGCGGTCTTCGTCGCCGCCGTTGCCGACTGGCGGGTGGCGGATGCCGCACATGGCAAGATCAAGAAGACGCCGGGCGAAGCTCCGCCGCCGCTGCAACTGACGGAAAATCCGGATATCCTCAGGACCATCGGCCACCATGGGCAACGGCCTCGGCTGGTGGTGGGCTTTGCGGCGGAAACGGACGATCTTCTCGCCAACGCCCGCTTGAAGCTCGCCCGCAAGGGCGCCGACATGATCGTTGCCAATGATGTTTCGCCGGAAACCGGGGTCATGGGCGGCGCGCGCAACAGCGTGACGCTGGTGACCGATGCCGGTGCAGAGGCATGGCCGGAGATGGACAAGGACGAGGTCGCCCATCGCCTGGCCGAGCGGCTCGCAAAGCTCCTGGCCGAGTGA